The Streptomyces sp. NBC_01298 genome contains the following window.
ACCTCGGAACCGGTGCCGATGAGCACGACCTGAGCCGGGCCGCCCTCGGCCTCGAAGAGCACGTACCCGCCCTTGGCGGCGTCCTCGTTGCGCTCGTAGGTCGGCACGCCCTGGCGGGTCAGCGCCAGACCGTGCGGGGCGCCCTTGCCGAAGACCTTGGTGTGGCGCTTGAGGATCTCGCGCCAGGCGACGGCCGTCTCGTTCGCGTCGGCCGGGCGGACCACGTTCAGGCCCGGGATGGCGCGCAGCGCGGCGACGTGCTCCACCGGCTGGTGGGTCGGGCCGTCCTCGCCGAGGCCGATGGAGTCGTGCGTCCACACGTAGGTGACGGGCACGTGCATCAGCGCGGAGAGGCGGACGGCGTTGCGCATGTAGTCGGAGAACACCAGGAAGGTGCCGCCGTAGACGCGGGTGTGGCCGTGCAGGGCGATGCCGTTCATGGCCGCGGCCATGGCGTGCTCGCGGATGCCGAAGTGGATGGTGCGGCCGTACGGGTCGGCCTCCGGCAGCGGGTTGCCCACCGGCAGGAACGAGGAGTTCTTGTCGATGGTGGTGTTGTTGGAGCCGGCCAGGTCGGCCGAGCCGCCCCACAGCTCCGGGATGACCGCGCCGAGCGCCTCGAGCACCTTGCCGGAGGCGGCGCGGGTGGCGACGCCCTTTCCGGTCTCGAAGACGGGGAGCTTGTCCTCCCAGCCCGCGGGCAGCTCGCCCGCGTTGATGCGGTCGAACTCGGCCGCGCGCTCCGGGTTGGCGGTGCGCCAGGCGGAGAACTCCTTCTCCCACGCGGCCTTGGCCTCGCGGCCGCGGTCGCCCAGCGCGCGGGTGTGCGCGATGACCTCGTCGGAGACCTCGAACGTCTGCTCCGGGTCGAAGCCGAGCACGCGCTTGGTGGCGGCGACCTCGTCGTTGCCGAGGGCCGAGCCGTGCGAGGCCTCGGTGCCCTGGGCGTGCGGGGCCGGCCAGGCGATGATCGAGCGGGCCGCGATGAAGGAGGGGCGCTCCGTCTCGGCCTTGGCGGCCTGCAGCGCGGCGAACAGCGCCTTCGGGTCGAGGTCGCCGTTCTCCTGCTGCGCGACGCGCTGGACGTGCCAGCCGTACGCCTCGTAGCGCTTCAGGGTGTCCTCGGAGACGGCCGTCTCCGTGTCGCCCTCGATGGAGATGTGGTTGTCGTCCCACAGCAGCACGAGGTTGCCGAGCTTCTGGTGGCCGGCCAGCGCGGACGCCTCGTGGGAGATGCCCTCCTGGAGGCAGCCGTCGCCCGCGATCGCGTAGATCATGTGGTCGAACGGGGAGGCGCCCGCGGGGGCCTCGGGGTCGAACAGGCCGCGCTCGTAGCGGGCGGCCATGGCCATGCCCACCGCGTTGGCGATGCCCTGGCCCAGCGGGCCGGTGGTGGTCTCGACGCCCGCGGTGTGGCCGTACTCCGGGTGGCCCGGGGTCTTGGAACCCCAGGTGCGGAAGGCCTTCAGGTCGTCGAGTTCCAGGCCGAACCCGCCGAGGTACAGCTGGGTGTAGAGGGTCAGCGAGGAGTGACCCGCGGAGAGCACGAAACGGTCGCGGCCGACCCACTCCGGGTCCGCCGGGTCGTGCCGCATCACCTTCTGGAAGAGGGTGTACGCGGCGGGGGCCAGGCTCATCGCCGTACCGGGGTGGCCGTTACCGACCTTCTGGACCGCGTCGGCGGCCAGGATCCGGGCGGTGTCGACAGCACGCTGGTCCAGTTCGGTCCAGTCGAGCTCTGTGGTCGTCGGCTTGGTGCTCACCGTGGGTCAGGGCTCCTCTCCACATGTCTGGTTCCCGGTGACGAACGGTGCACCGGCGCGATTCCGAGCCTACCCCCGCCACAGCGTGCAGCTATTCGAGTACCCGCGGTCCGCGCGTGACGTCTGAGCGCCGATCGGACCAACACGGGGCGACCGGGGGCGACCCCCGCGCGGGACGAGC
Protein-coding sequences here:
- the tkt gene encoding transketolase gives rise to the protein MSTKPTTTELDWTELDQRAVDTARILAADAVQKVGNGHPGTAMSLAPAAYTLFQKVMRHDPADPEWVGRDRFVLSAGHSSLTLYTQLYLGGFGLELDDLKAFRTWGSKTPGHPEYGHTAGVETTTGPLGQGIANAVGMAMAARYERGLFDPEAPAGASPFDHMIYAIAGDGCLQEGISHEASALAGHQKLGNLVLLWDDNHISIEGDTETAVSEDTLKRYEAYGWHVQRVAQQENGDLDPKALFAALQAAKAETERPSFIAARSIIAWPAPHAQGTEASHGSALGNDEVAATKRVLGFDPEQTFEVSDEVIAHTRALGDRGREAKAAWEKEFSAWRTANPERAAEFDRINAGELPAGWEDKLPVFETGKGVATRAASGKVLEALGAVIPELWGGSADLAGSNNTTIDKNSSFLPVGNPLPEADPYGRTIHFGIREHAMAAAMNGIALHGHTRVYGGTFLVFSDYMRNAVRLSALMHVPVTYVWTHDSIGLGEDGPTHQPVEHVAALRAIPGLNVVRPADANETAVAWREILKRHTKVFGKGAPHGLALTRQGVPTYERNEDAAKGGYVLFEAEGGPAQVVLIGTGSEVQLAVAAREALQAEGVPARVVSMPSVEWFEEQSQEYKDSVLPPSVKARVAVEAGIGLTWHRYVGDAGRIVSLEHFGASADGAVLYREFGLTAEAVTAAARESLAAAAR